One genomic region from Conexibacter woesei DSM 14684 encodes:
- a CDS encoding ferredoxin, whose amino-acid sequence MRIEIDYELCVASGMCALIAPDLFEQNLDDGRAVVPAGELAAERLEAARRVVGLCPSAALSLTGDDA is encoded by the coding sequence ATGCGGATCGAGATCGACTACGAGCTCTGCGTCGCCTCCGGCATGTGCGCGCTGATCGCCCCGGACCTGTTCGAGCAGAACCTGGATGACGGGCGGGCGGTGGTGCCCGCCGGGGAGCTTGCCGCGGAGCGTCTCGAGGCCGCGCGGCGTGTGGTCGGGCTGTGCCCGTCGGCCGCCCTCTCGCTGACCGGCGACGACGCATGA
- a CDS encoding NHL repeat-containing protein, producing MTGVVQAPGASYVWEEGWAAPPGDALAGAGWAHHGLAVTADQRIVGAQSGGDAICIFDRDGRLDTSWPSGLVEAHGMALTGPPGEERLWVADPGFAMVPDGVRGYSLHRPSQHGRVVCFDLAGNRLAELPVPPPADPAFGGGVLGGYAPTGVAVDERDGSLWVADGYGQGLVHRFTRDGDLALTLTGADGAGRFDCPHAVFVDRRSRPRLYVADRGNARLQVHDLDGRFLGVVGDGLWSPTAMVACGERLIVAELDARLAVLDAEDRLVGYVGRDDDAPEREGWPNAVGADGRTVRPPALTPGRFNSPHGLAVDARGDLHVAEWLIGGRWIRLRREAVRS from the coding sequence ATGACCGGTGTTGTGCAGGCGCCAGGGGCGTCGTACGTGTGGGAGGAGGGGTGGGCGGCGCCGCCCGGCGATGCGCTCGCGGGCGCCGGCTGGGCGCACCACGGGCTCGCGGTGACCGCCGACCAGCGCATCGTCGGCGCGCAGTCGGGGGGTGACGCGATCTGCATCTTCGACCGCGACGGCAGGCTCGACACGAGCTGGCCGTCCGGCCTGGTCGAGGCGCACGGGATGGCGCTGACCGGACCGCCCGGCGAGGAGCGGCTGTGGGTCGCCGACCCCGGCTTCGCGATGGTCCCCGACGGCGTGCGCGGCTACTCGCTGCATCGCCCGTCGCAACATGGGCGGGTCGTCTGCTTCGACCTCGCTGGAAACCGCCTCGCCGAGCTTCCGGTCCCGCCTCCTGCCGATCCCGCCTTCGGCGGGGGCGTGCTCGGCGGCTACGCGCCGACCGGCGTCGCCGTCGACGAGCGCGACGGATCGCTGTGGGTCGCCGACGGCTACGGGCAGGGGCTCGTCCATCGCTTCACCCGCGACGGCGACCTGGCGCTGACGTTGACGGGCGCGGATGGCGCCGGACGTTTCGACTGCCCGCATGCGGTCTTCGTCGATCGCCGCTCCCGGCCGCGCCTGTACGTCGCCGATCGCGGCAACGCTCGGCTGCAGGTCCACGACCTCGACGGGCGCTTTCTGGGCGTCGTCGGGGACGGGCTGTGGTCGCCCACCGCGATGGTCGCCTGCGGCGAGCGGCTGATCGTCGCCGAGCTGGACGCGCGTCTCGCGGTGCTGGACGCCGAGGACCGCCTCGTCGGCTACGTCGGTCGCGACGACGACGCGCCCGAACGCGAGGGCTGGCCGAACGCCGTCGGCGCCGACGGTCGCACCGTCCGGCCTCCCGCGCTGACGCCGGGGCGGTTCAACAGCCCGCACGGGCTGGCCGTCGACGCGCGCGGCGACCTGCACGTCGCCGAGTGGCTGATCGGCGGGCGCTGGATCCGTCTGCGGCGAGAGGCGGTGCGGTCGTGA
- a CDS encoding FAD-dependent oxidoreductase, with product MTPLRVAIVGSGPAGFYAADQLLAAGELDATVDVFDRLPTPWGLVRAGVSPDHPKIKAVAGRYEKTAARDGFRFFGNVDVGRDVPVEELRAHYHAVIYAVGASADRSMGIPGEELPGSHSASHVVGWYNGHPDFADHQLDLAATTAVVIGNGNVAIDVARMLSQPRETLARTDVADHALDALGSSSIEQVVVLGRRGPAHAAFTTPGLIELSTVDGLDVLVDPADLQPDGTSESAVAADDPLLATKLAALRCYVASESHGAGGPGRRRMTLRFFAAPLEIVGDGRVEGVRVARTAIVADDDGRLRAVATEQEETIPCQLVVRAVGYRGRPLPGLPFDERSATIPNVRGRVVDGPGGAPLPGDYVSGWIKRGPSGVIGTSRKDSQETVDALLEDLAAGKLPDPSVEDADAIVRLLAERAPEHVTYAGWQAIDAAERAAGEPLGRPRVKFVRTRHLLDAAGRELTRNSG from the coding sequence GTGACCCCGCTGCGCGTCGCGATCGTCGGCTCCGGACCGGCCGGCTTCTACGCCGCCGACCAGCTGCTGGCGGCCGGCGAGCTGGACGCGACGGTCGACGTGTTCGACCGCCTGCCGACCCCGTGGGGCCTCGTGCGCGCGGGCGTGTCGCCGGACCATCCGAAGATCAAGGCGGTCGCCGGCCGCTACGAGAAGACGGCCGCGAGGGACGGCTTCCGCTTCTTCGGCAACGTCGACGTCGGCCGCGACGTGCCGGTGGAGGAGTTGAGAGCCCACTACCACGCGGTGATCTACGCGGTCGGCGCGTCCGCCGACCGGAGCATGGGGATCCCCGGCGAGGAGCTGCCCGGATCGCACTCCGCTTCGCACGTCGTCGGCTGGTACAACGGCCACCCCGACTTCGCCGACCACCAGCTCGACCTGGCAGCGACGACCGCGGTCGTGATCGGCAACGGGAACGTCGCGATCGACGTCGCGCGGATGCTCTCCCAGCCGCGTGAGACCCTCGCGAGGACCGATGTCGCCGACCACGCGCTCGACGCGCTCGGCAGCTCCTCGATCGAGCAGGTCGTCGTGCTCGGGCGGCGCGGTCCGGCGCACGCGGCGTTCACGACGCCCGGGCTGATCGAGCTGTCGACGGTGGACGGCCTCGACGTGCTCGTCGACCCGGCCGATCTCCAGCCGGACGGGACGAGTGAGTCGGCGGTCGCCGCGGACGACCCGCTGCTGGCGACGAAGCTGGCCGCGCTGCGCTGCTACGTCGCGAGCGAGTCGCACGGAGCCGGCGGCCCCGGCCGGCGCCGGATGACGCTGCGCTTCTTCGCCGCGCCGCTGGAGATCGTCGGCGACGGGCGGGTCGAGGGCGTGCGCGTCGCGCGCACCGCGATCGTCGCCGACGACGACGGACGGCTGCGCGCTGTCGCGACCGAGCAGGAGGAGACGATCCCCTGCCAGCTCGTGGTCCGCGCGGTCGGCTATCGCGGCCGACCGCTGCCGGGCCTGCCGTTCGACGAGCGCAGCGCGACGATCCCCAACGTACGCGGCCGCGTGGTCGACGGGCCGGGCGGCGCGCCGCTGCCGGGCGACTACGTCTCGGGCTGGATCAAGCGCGGTCCCTCCGGGGTCATCGGCACCAGCAGAAAGGACAGCCAGGAGACGGTCGACGCGCTGCTGGAGGATCTCGCCGCCGGCAAGCTGCCGGACCCGTCGGTCGAGGACGCGGACGCGATCGTCCGCCTGCTCGCCGAGCGTGCGCCCGAGCACGTCACCTACGCGGGCTGGCAGGCGATCGACGCTGCCGAGCGCGCTGCCGGCGAGCCGCTCGGCCGCCCCCGTGTCAAGTTCGTTCGGACGCGGCACCTGCTCGACGCCGCCGGGCGGGAGCTGACGCGCAACTCGGGCTGA
- a CDS encoding autotransporter, whose protein sequence is MQSQALRRRMRMIAVAGITAVLSVALTDTVATARTVTMTEVAQLHLVRRSGSVLYERGTVSGTLDGTVSARFETSTTSVSGRVTIYPHGGGSLTINVAGNLESLSGVNATFTGSIAVRRGTGRYARATGSGTFTGIVNRRTWAAKVTARGRLTY, encoded by the coding sequence ATGCAGAGCCAGGCATTGCGACGACGGATGCGAATGATCGCCGTCGCAGGGATCACGGCGGTCCTCAGCGTCGCCCTCACCGACACAGTCGCCACGGCACGAACCGTCACCATGACCGAAGTCGCACAGCTGCACCTCGTGAGACGATCCGGCTCGGTCCTCTACGAGCGCGGGACCGTCTCCGGCACACTGGACGGCACCGTATCCGCACGCTTCGAAACCAGCACCACGAGCGTCTCCGGCCGCGTGACGATCTACCCACACGGAGGCGGCTCCCTCACGATCAACGTCGCCGGCAACCTCGAATCCCTCAGCGGAGTCAACGCAACCTTCACCGGCTCGATCGCCGTCCGTCGAGGCACCGGACGCTACGCCCGCGCTACAGGGAGCGGCACCTTCACGGGCATCGTCAACCGCCGCACCTGGGCCGCGAAGGTAACTGCGCGCGGCCGACTGACGTACTGA